A part of Agrobacterium vitis genomic DNA contains:
- a CDS encoding ROK family protein codes for MIVCFDIGGTAIKGAIAYSPEDIRPFPRQPTPGQDFDAFVGVIRSIIAEAGEVPSCVAISICGIIDVDSRRAVVANIPCIHGRLLQHDLEEALDLPVLIANDADCFAIAEAGLGAGRGHRVVFGVILGTGVGGGLVVDGKLINSDGGFAGEWGHGPIAATEVGEPPVTIPRFQCGCGQKGCIDAICSARGMEKLHTHLSGENRSSEDIVKDWESNEPKASQTIAAFVELLSSPLALVVNTTGANILPVGGGLSNATRLVEAIDLAVRARILRRFNYPIVVPAQCRLEPGLIGAALLGLARPN; via the coding sequence ATGATCGTCTGTTTCGATATTGGCGGAACCGCCATCAAGGGCGCGATTGCCTATTCGCCTGAGGATATCCGTCCCTTTCCACGTCAGCCGACGCCGGGGCAGGATTTCGATGCATTTGTCGGCGTTATCAGGTCAATCATTGCCGAAGCGGGAGAGGTGCCAAGCTGCGTGGCAATTTCCATCTGTGGCATTATAGATGTGGATAGCCGCCGCGCTGTCGTCGCCAATATACCCTGCATCCATGGCCGTTTACTGCAACACGATCTGGAAGAGGCCCTGGACCTGCCTGTGCTGATTGCCAATGATGCCGATTGTTTCGCGATCGCCGAAGCCGGATTGGGCGCGGGGCGCGGCCACCGTGTGGTGTTCGGCGTTATTCTTGGCACAGGCGTCGGCGGCGGACTGGTGGTCGATGGCAAACTGATCAATAGCGATGGCGGCTTTGCCGGAGAATGGGGTCATGGACCAATTGCAGCGACCGAGGTCGGCGAACCGCCCGTCACCATCCCTCGGTTTCAATGCGGCTGCGGTCAGAAAGGCTGTATCGACGCCATCTGTAGCGCGCGCGGCATGGAAAAGCTCCATACACACCTGAGTGGCGAAAACCGGAGCAGTGAGGACATCGTCAAGGATTGGGAAAGCAACGAGCCCAAGGCAAGCCAGACCATTGCGGCATTTGTCGAACTGCTTTCCAGTCCTCTGGCTCTGGTCGTCAACACGACGGGAGCAAACATACTGCCGGTCGGCGGCGGCCTGTCCAATGCGACCAGATTGGTTGAAGCCATCGACTTAGCCGTCAGGGCCAGGATCTTGCGACGATTCAACTATCCTATCGTGGTTCCCGCGCAATGCCGACTTGAGCCAGGCCTGATCGGGGCAGCCTTGCTGGGGCTTGCAAGGCCGAATTAA
- the nagA gene encoding N-acetylglucosamine-6-phosphate deacetylase, with translation MISSLTAPSSFAVTGGRIFDGVRFHDDQALIVDQGRIADIVSENAVPAALARVDAGSALVVPGFIDLQVNGGGGVLLNNQPDLDGIRTICAAHARFGTTALLPTLITDRPALRDQVLSLGRQAEAEQIPGYLGLHLEGPHLSLARKGTHDPALIRPMNDDDLAKLIAAAGTFGTALITIAPESVTPQQVKALRAAGYHISLGHTDANCAQIGAYVEAGATLVTHLFNAMSQMGNREPGLVGAALSSETLSCGIIADGFHVDPVSMGIALRAKRGSGRIFLVTDAMSSIGTDETGFMLNGRPVYRQGGRLTLADGTLAGADIDMLSCIRFVHEKLATTFEEALNMASLYPAQAIGCETKGQLAPGKDADFLLLTPQLDLVSTWIAGTCVHSTATNSEARRA, from the coding sequence ATGATCTCGTCTCTTACGGCTCCCTCCTCTTTCGCTGTGACAGGAGGCCGGATCTTCGACGGCGTGCGGTTCCATGACGATCAGGCTCTGATTGTCGATCAGGGGCGGATCGCTGATATAGTCTCCGAAAATGCCGTGCCTGCCGCCCTTGCCAGGGTCGATGCAGGCTCTGCTCTGGTCGTGCCTGGCTTTATCGATCTTCAAGTCAATGGCGGCGGCGGGGTGTTGTTAAACAACCAGCCGGATCTGGACGGTATCCGGACGATTTGCGCCGCCCATGCGAGGTTTGGCACCACGGCACTGCTGCCGACATTGATTACCGACCGCCCTGCCTTGCGCGATCAGGTCTTGAGCCTTGGCCGCCAAGCTGAGGCCGAACAGATCCCCGGCTATCTTGGGCTTCACCTGGAAGGTCCGCACCTTTCGCTGGCGCGCAAGGGCACCCATGATCCCGCCCTGATCCGCCCCATGAATGATGATGATCTGGCAAAGCTTATTGCCGCTGCCGGCACATTTGGCACTGCACTGATCACCATTGCGCCGGAAAGCGTTACCCCGCAGCAGGTCAAAGCCCTGCGAGCAGCCGGTTATCACATCAGCCTTGGCCACACGGATGCAAATTGCGCGCAGATTGGCGCCTATGTCGAGGCGGGCGCGACACTCGTCACTCATTTGTTCAATGCTATGAGCCAGATGGGCAATCGCGAACCCGGCCTTGTCGGAGCAGCCCTTTCTTCAGAAACGCTGTCCTGCGGGATTATCGCGGACGGTTTCCATGTCGATCCGGTCTCGATGGGAATAGCCCTTCGCGCCAAACGCGGGTCTGGACGGATTTTCCTGGTCACCGACGCCATGTCGAGCATCGGCACCGACGAAACTGGCTTCATGCTGAATGGTCGCCCGGTCTACCGGCAGGGAGGGCGACTGACTTTAGCCGATGGAACCCTTGCTGGTGCCGATATCGATATGCTGTCCTGCATTCGGTTTGTTCATGAAAAGCTTGCAACAACGTTTGAGGAAGCGCTGAACATGGCGTCGCTTTATCCAGCCCAGGCGATTGGGTGTGAGACGAAAGGCCAGCTTGCGCCGGGCAAGGACGCCGACTTCCTGTTGCTCACCCCGCAACTCGATCTGGTTTCCACCTGGATCGCTGGAACATGCGTTCATAGCACAGCAACAAATTCCGAGGCCCGGCGCGCATGA